The stretch of DNA GTCGATGGCTTTTAAACTCAATAGGCCCTGTTTGGGACGGGAATGAAGTGTGGCTCGTGATCATGTTTGCAGGTTTATTTGCAGGTTTCCCGACAGCCTATGGTACCCTGTTGTCCATCTTCTATATGCCCATCTGGACTATGGTTATGCTGTATATATTCCGAGGCTGCTCTTTAGAATTTCGAAGTAAAGCAGAGTCTCATCGCTGGAGATGTTTTTGGGATATTCTTTTTTCTGCTTCAGGGATGTCGATTAGCTTTTTTTTAGGAACTTTTGCTGGGAATCTATTGCTTGGGCTGCCAATAGCTCCGGATACTTCTTATAGTGCTTTGTCCTGGAAGCTCTTTTTACGACCCTATCCCGTATTATGCGGACTATTTGTAGTCGCTGCTTTTGCTTTGCATGGGATTAGTTTCGCTTTGATGAAAACAGGAGAAGGTTTGCAACTTCGCCTAAGAAATCGGTTTTCTTATGTTTTATCAGGTTATCTAGTTTTGTATATCAGCTTGCTCATTGCAACAATTTTAGATTTGCCTCAGGCTGTCGGAGTTTGTTGTCGTGTTGGAGGTGGCTCGGGTATTCCTGCTTATCCGGTATTGATTTTGCTGGCTTTAGCAACACTTTCTTGTTGCTATGCAGCAAAAATGGCTGTGACAGCTGCTAAGTATGGCAAAGCATTTGTTTTTTCTTGTATCAATTTACTGTTCCCCATACTGGCTTATAACGTGTTGCTTTTCCCTAACTTACTCGTGTCTTCTGTAGATAACCGTTATACCTTAACGATTTTTAATTCAGCTGTAGAACCGGGGGCCTTGCAACATCTCATTAAGATCGTTTTAATAGCTCTTCCTTTTGTTATTGCTTACACGATCTATATTTATCGGGTATTTAGGGGAAAAACGGATTTTCCCTCTATTTATTAGTTGTGATTAGGAATACAAAGCTCTTGTAAGAGCTTTGTACCAGATGATTGCTGCAGTGGCGAAGGAAGAGGATCAAAGAATGGTTGCAGCTGCGGCAGCAAGCTCGGAACGTTCTGTTCGAGTCATGAACATGTGTCCGTATAGAGATAAATGATGAAATTTTCCCACAAGATAGGTAAGACCATTGGAGTTTTCGTCGAAATACAAGCTGTCTATCTGAGTAGGGTCTCCTGTTAAAACAATTTTTGTGCCTTTCCCTGCTCGCGAGATAATAGTTTTGATTTCGTGTGGAGTGAGGTTTTGTGCTTCATCAATGATCATGAATACTTTGGGTAAGGAGCGTCCTCGGATATAGGTGAGTGCTTCCATCTCTAGCTTTTTGGTCTCCATCAAACTTTGCAGGGTTTCTGCGAAGTCTCCCATATTATTAGCGTCGAACAGAAACTCCATATTATCATAAATGGGTTGCATCCAGTGCATCAACTTTTCTTCTTTTATTCCAGGAAGAAATCCGATGTCTTTCCCCATTGGAATAATGGGTCTGCTAACCAGAAGTTTGTTGTATTTAGGCTTGTCGAAAACTTGATACATAGCGGCGGCTAAAGCCAGGACTGTTTTACCGGACCCAGCCTGTCCCATCAAGGTAACGAGTTTGATGTCATCCCTTAGTAGTAGATCTAGCGCGCAGCGTTGCTCTCTATTTAGAGGACTCACTCCCCAAATTTTCTCTGGAAGGGATTTTAGAGCAATGATTTTATTGTCTTTAGGGCTATAACGACCGAGGGCAGAGTGGTTTTCGTCATCTCCTGAAAGGAAGAAGTATTCGTTGGGGGAGGGTAAGGGAGTAAGATCTGAGGGGAAGGCTATCGAGCCGTCTTTGTAAAAATATTCTATAGAGCTGTTTGATACCTTAAGTCTTCTGTGGCCACGATAGAGAGAGCGGAAGGAGACGCATTTGTTTTCGTAGTCTTTAGCCTCAATACCTAAAGCCTCTGCGTACACCCTTCGGCTCAGGCTTTTGGTTACGAAAATTACGGGTTCTCGTTGGGAAATGATTTGTAATAATTCTAGAGTGAGGTGTTTTTTAGGTTTTTCATTGGTGGAAAAATTTGCTAAAGGAGAAACCTCAATGCATAACTCGCTGCCGTTTTTTAAAAAAATCTGGCCTGTAGCGGATTTGTCTGATTGTTCCAGTAGCAGACGAATGTTTCCTAATGCTCGAGAAGCGTTTTTTCCAGATTCGTCACGAAATTTGGCGCAAGACTCTAACTCTTCGATTACTGTAAAAGGGATAATGATACGAGTGTTAGATAAAGAGGAGAGGGCCTCTGGATCGTAAATAAAAACACTGGTGTCAATAACGGAGGTTTTTTTCATTGCAAGTTCCTAATTTACTCGAGGATAAGAGGGAAGCTGCTTCGATGTGTACCATATTAAGACAAATTAAAACATGTCTTTGTTCGAGGGGGAGGATGTAAGTTTTTAGCAATCGGGAGGCTTATCTGCTAATCTGTTTGTCAAAAATGCCTCCCTTAACTACAATGCCGGAGAAAGCGAGTCCTTCTGTTGGAGGTTGTTATGAAGGTCAAAATTAATGATCAATTCATTTGTATCCCCCCCTATGTTTCAGCTCGATGGAGTCAAGTGGCTTTCATAGAGTCCTATGACGGGGGCACAGAAGGGTGCGCTACCTTAAAGCTTCATCTGATTGACGGAGAGACAGTTTCTATTCCTAATCTTAAGCAAGCGATTATCGATGAGGCTTTTCAAGAGCATTTGCTCTATCTGGAATCAACATGTCCTCAGAAAAATAAGGAAGAGGAGAAAATAGGGTCTTTGTTAGGCGCCATTCAACAAGTGGCTAAAGGGTGTGAGGTACAAGTTTTTTCTCAAAAAGGCTTGGTGTCCATGCTTTTAGGCGGGGCAGGGTCTATTGATTTGTTATTGCAACACTCTCCGGAACACAAAGATTATCCTGATCTTCCTGCCGATCTTTTAGAGAAGTTGGCGCAGGTGTTGCGCTCTTTATCCTTGGGGGCTACGTCTGTTTTAGCTAAGCCTGAGCCTCATTGCAATTGTTTGCATTGTCAAATTGGCCGAGCCGCGGGAGAGGAAGAAGACAGTGTGGTTTCGGAAGAGGATTTAACTTTTCGTTCTTGGGACATTGCTCAAAGCGGAGAAAAAATGTACACCGTCACAGATCCTTTGAATCCTGAAGAGCAGTTTAATGTGTATTTGGGAACACCGATCGGGTGTACCTGTGGACAGCCCTATTGTGAACACGTGAAAGCTGTTCTTTATACGTAAAGATAGGCTGGTATGGACTGGAGCTCTTGGGGTAAGGACCGATAGTCGCGGTTGACTTTTTCTTTTAAGTCAATGATAATCCCCCTCTCTGGAGGTTGCGTCTTCTAGGGCTGCGAATGTCTCGATAGAGGCTTGGGTTTTAGCGAATTGCAGGAGTTTTTTTCGTGCGAACGTTGTCTATTTCTATGCTCATTTTCGCCCTTTCTTGTGGGGCAAACACCTGCTTGTGTGCTGCGGATTTTTCCAGTGCGAAAGTTGATGCTTCAGTTAATGATAAAGCGGCTTTTTCTCCGTTTACAGGAGAAATTAAAGGAAATCGTGTGCGATTGCGTCTGGCTCCACACACGGATAGTTTTATCATTAAGGAGTTGTCTAAAGGCGACTATCTGGCTGTTTTAGGAGAAAGTAAAGATTATTATGTAGTGGCTGCCCCTGAAGGGATGCGGGGTTATGTATTTCGAACGTTCGTTTTAGATAATGTCATTGAAGGAGAAAAGGTCAACGTTCGTTTGGAACCATCGACCTCGGCTCCTATTCTAGCAAGATTATCTAAGGGGACTAGTGTGGAAACCTTGGGTGCTGCTCAGGGAAAATGGCTGGAAATAGCTCTCCCAAAACAGTGCGTCTTTTATGTGGCTAAAAATTTTGTCAAAAATGTTGGCGCCTTAGAACTGTATAATCAAAAAGAAGGACAGAAAAAACTCGCTTTAGATTTATTAGATTCTGCCATGAATTTTGCTAGTGCTGAGCTACAAAAAAAGGTAGAAGATATTGATTTGGATGCTATCTATAAAAAAATGAATCTGGCTCAGGCAGAAGAGTTTAAAGATGTTCCGGGGTTGCAGCCTATGGTGCAAAAGGCCTTGGAAAGAGTGCAGGAGGCTTTTCTCGCTAAATCCCTAGAAAAGAATGTTCAGAAGCCGCAGGAAGCGCAACATAAAATTGTAGAAGAGGCGATAGCCTCCTCTTCTTTAGAGGTTCCGGTATTGACAGCCGTTGAGGAGGCGAAGGTCTCAGACACTCCGCCTGTTGCGGCAGATCCTATTCAAGATTTGGGCTCTGTAAAGGGTTCGTTGTTGTCTCATTACATTCGTAAAAAAGAGTGTGTGAAGACGTCTCCCGTCTTAGAAGGTAGAGAGAGTCTTGAGCGATCTTTGTATGAGATTTGGGTGAGCCTTCAGCCAGAAGAGAGTCGAGCTGGGCTGACCATGGAATCTTTTTATAGGGATGAGCAGAGGAAAAAACGTGTCCTGACTGGAGAGCTCGAGGTGTATCCTCATGTCGTTAAAAATAATCCCGGAGATTATCTTTTGAAAGACGGGGAGAATGTGCTGGCTTTTGTCTATGCCACAAATATTGATCTAAGCAAATGGCTAGGAAAACGTGTAGTTTTAGAGTGCGTTTCCAGACCTAACAACCATTTTGCCTTCCCAGCCTATATTGTTTTGGCTATCAAAGATGGTGCTTAATTGGAAGCAAGTCTTACTCTAGTGGGCAAGCTTTTTTAGAAAGTTTTAATAGCCACTTGGGGTTTCGTACACAGGTGTTTGAGAGGGGCTGGGGCATCCTAAGGTGTTTGCGGAGGTGCAAGCGCTTGGAGTAACAGGGGAATTGGTGCAAAAGGTTCTGTAGAAAAAAGCTCTTACAGCTCGAAAGATCTTCAAAAGAAGAGCTCCGAGGCAAACAAGCGCCTTAATTCCCAAAACTTCTTGTACGGCCGTTGCCTGAGCTTTGGGCCACTCTTTTCTAATAATTGAGCAAGGAAACCAAGTACAGGGGATGTTAGGATCGTTTTTGCAGAGAAACCCCCCTGTTCGCTCTGTTAGCTCTTTCTTTAATTTATGCATGTTGTACAGAGTGCGTAGCCCTACAGCGGTACTTAAAACAGGGACATAGCTACAGCAAGATGTGATTAAGCCGCGACGAAGATAGTTACGCTGTAAGCAATCCCATGCAGGAAAGGTGTCTGAGCCATGGGCGTGCTGCATAAAAAAGAAATAACCAGAAAAAATATACACGAGTAATATCTCCCTAAAAATATTAAGCTTCTAGCTCTTGGAGCTACAAAGAAAGAGAAGTGGGATTCGAAAGGAAAAACTGCTAAAAGCAAAAGAAATATTTTAACAGAAATAAGGATAAAACACGATCTAATAGCTTGTGTAAAGAAATTAAAAAAACGGTCCCTTTCTCTGTGCTGCTTCCCGGGTTCCTTGGTGGACTCGTTGTTTGGGAGGACACGAAGATCCAAGGCTCCTTGTTAAGCTAAAACAGAGGAAGAGACCTATGGAGGTGGAGAGAGTCGAACTCTCGTCCTTAGCAAACTCCCCGCTAACTTCTACATGCTTAGTTTCTAGATAATATACATTGAGCCTCCTCAGCTAGAAACCTCTATGGAGACCAACGACTCTCATTAAATTTCGAATTAGTTTCCTCGAGAATTAAAAGATCCTAACTCTAACCAGATACATGACGGTGTTTCGAAAACCTCTGGTGGAGCTCGCGAACACCGGGTTACCTGTATTTAGGTAACAACTTTGCTAATTAAGCAGCAACTCTGAGATCTTCGAGATCAGCGAAGCTGATAATTTCGCATTCAGCCTTAGGTTCGGCATTTATTGTTTTGTCGGCTTTTTAGGAGGCCAGCCAACGCCCTCCGCATGCAATTAACGCTTCATTTCTAAGTCGAAACCTTTACACCCCCTGCGGCCAGGATTGTAAGGGTTCTAGGGCTTTTCCGCAATGTTGTTTTGATGCGATTTTCTGTAACCTATTCAACTAAAAAAAATAGTGTTTGGTAATAGAAGGGGGAAGGAGCTTTTCAGGAAAGTGTAAGCCTTTTTTGTAAGTGGAAGGAGAGAGCTCTTTAGCGTTATCGAGAAGTATATTTTAATTAACGGTTTAAAAGAGGAATCTATCATAATCCATTGGTTAAGAAAAAAACGATTTCGGGAAGCGGTTAAACTGCAAACTTTGTGAGCAGGAAAACACTGTTTTCTACAGGATCAAAACCAGAGTGAATAATCGAAGAATGGATAACGAAGATAAGGTTAGTTTTTCTGCCAAAGAAGAAAAAATTTTAGCTTTTTGGAAAGAGCAAGATATTTTTCAGAAAACGTTAAAAAATCGAGAGGGGGGGCCCACTTTCTCTTTTTATGATGGGCCTCCATTTGCTACGGGCTTGCCTCATTATGGGCATCTATTAGCTAGTACGATTAAAGATGTCGTATGTCGTTATGCTACTATGGATGGGCATTATGTACCTCGGCGTTTTGGCTGGGACTGTCATGGGGTTCCTGTTGAGTATGAGGTAGAAAAATCCTTAGGCTTAATTGAACCTGGAGCTATTGAGCACTTTGGTATAGCTAACTTCAATGAAGAGTGCCGTAAAATCGTTTTCCGATATGTTGATGAGTGGAAATATTTTGTAGATAGAATTGGACGATGGGTAGATTTTTCTGCAACATGGAAGACTATGGACCCCACTTTTATGGAGAGCGTTTGGTGGGTCTTCCATTCTCTTTATCGCCAGGGGTTGGTGTATGAAGGAACAAAGGTTGTTCCTTTTTCCACTAAACTAGGAACCCCGCTATCTAACTTTGAAGCTGGGCAGAACTATAAAGAGGTAGATGATCCTTCCGTTGTTGTAAAGTTTGCTTTGCAAGATGAGCCAACTATTCTTTTGGCATGGACAACTACTCCCTGGACGCTTGTTTCAAATATGGCTTTAGCCGTGCACCCCAAGCTTACCTATGCTCATATTCGAGACAAGAGATCGGGAGAGGAGTACGTTCTTGGGCAAGAGAGTTTAGCTCGTTGGTTCCCTGATCGAGAGTCCTATGAATGGATAGGACAATTGTCGGGGGATAGTCTTGTTGGGAAAAGCTATCGTCCTCTATTTTCTTATTTTCAGGAGGAACAAGAGCGGGGAGCTTTTCGAATTCTTCCTGCCGACTTTATTGAAGAAAGTGAGGGGACAGGGATTGTTCACATGGCCCCAGCTTTTGGAGAATCAGATTTTTGTGTTTGTCAGGAGCATAACGTTCCGTTGGTGTGTCCTGTCGATAATCAAGGATGTTACACTGAAAAAGTAACGGATTTCGTAGGGGAATACATTAAATCTGCGGATAAGGGAATCATTCGGCGCTTGAAGAGCGAAAACGCTGTATTCTATCAAGGAACCATTCGCCACCGTTATCCATTTTGTTGGAGAACAGACTCTCCTTTGATCTACAAAGCGGTCAATTCTTGGTTTGTTTCCGTAGAAAAAGTAAAAAGTAAGATGCTGAAAGCTAATGAAGCCATTCATTGGACTCCCGGGCATATCAAACATGGGCGGTTTGGTAAATGGCTTGAGGGGGCTCGTGATTGGGCGATTAGTAGAAATCGTTACTGGGGAACCCCAATTCCTATTTGGCGTAGCGAAGATGGAGATGTACTCGTTGTTGGGTCCATCCAAGAACTGGAAGAATTATCTGGCCAGAAGGTGGTGGATTTACATCGACATTTTATTGATGAAATAACCATTCGCAAAGATGGAAAGGTTTTCCGTAGAGTTCCCTATGTTTTTGATTGTTGGTTTGATTCTGGAGCAATGCCTTACGCTCAAAATCACTACCCTTTTGAACGAGCTGAAGAAACGGAAGGGCGTTTTCCTGCCGACTTTATTGCGGAAGGCCTCGATCAGACTCGAGGATGGTTTTACACGTTAACCGTAATTGCCGCAGCTCTGTTCGATCAACCGGCTTTTAAGAATGTGATTGTGAATGGAATTATTCTCGCTGAAGATGGGAATAAAATGTCTAAGCGTTTGAATAATTATCCTAGTCCTAAAAAGATCATGGATACATACGGCGCTGACGCTTTGCGTCTGTATTTGCTACATAGCGTCGTTGTTAAAGCAGAAGATTTGCGATTTTCTGATAAAGGGGTAGAGGCTGTACTTAAACAGGTGCTTTTACCTCTGTCTAATGCTTTGGCTTTTTATAAGACTTATGCAGAGCTATATGGTTTTTCCCCAAATAAAACCCAAGATTTGGAGCTAGCTGAGATAGATCGTTGGATTCTTTCTTCTCTGTATAGTGTGGTAGGGAAAACTCGAGAAGGTATGGCACAATATGATTTACATACTGCAGTAAGTCCGTTTGTAGGTTTTATTGAAGATTTAACAAATTGGTATATCCGTCGATCTCGCCGACGTTTCTGGGAAGCAGAAGATTCTCCGGACCGTCGAGCAGCCTTTGCGACTCTCTATGAAGTGCTAATAGTTTTTTCTAAAGTCATCGCTCCGTTTATTCCTTTTACGGCAGAGGATATGTATCAGCAATTACGGATGGAGACAGATCCTGAATCTGTGCACCTGTGCGATTTCCCGCATGTTGTTTTGGAAAACATTCTGCCCGATTTAGAAAGAAAAATGAACGATATTCGGGAGATTGTTGCTTTAGGGCATTCTTTACGTAAAGAGCATAAGCTTAAAGTTCGTCAGCCGCTGCAAAATATGTATATTGTGGGGGCTAAAGAACGACTGGAATCCTTGACTCAAGCAGAATCGTTGATTGGTGAGGAGTTGAATGTTAAGGAAGTGCATTTTTGTTCAGAAACTCCGCAATATGTAACAACTCTTGTAAAACCCAATTTTCGTTCTTTGGGCAAGAAGGTAGGGAATCGGCTCCCTGAAATTCAAAAAGCTTTAGCGGGACTTTCACAAGAGCAGATTCAAGCATTTGTGCATACAGGCCTAATGGTCCTTTCTTTGGGAGAAGAAACGATTTCTTTGGATAAAGAAGACATTACGGTTTCTTGGGAATCTTCGCCAGGGTTCGTAGCTAGAAGCTCTTCCTCTTTTGTAGCGGTTTTGGATTGTCAGTTGACCCCATTCCTGATCTTGGAAGGGATAGCTAGAGAAATCGTCAATAAGATCAATACCATGCGAAGAAACGAGAAGTTACATGTATCGGATCGCATTGCTATCCGTTTACACGCTCCTAAAATTGTTCAAGAGGCGTTTTCACGACATGAGGAGTACATTTGTGAAGAGACGTTAACCACTTCGGTTTCCTTGATTGATCATAAAGAAGGGGAAGAGTGGGACATCAACGGTCATTCTGTCTCAATAGCTCTAAAGGTGATTTCGCGTTGAGGTGTGAATGGTAAAAGAGGTCTTGTTAAGACCTCTTTTTTTTTGTTGTTGTTATGGGAATAATCGATGGTTCTTTCGGTAGTACCACACTCCCATAAAATATATAAGCACTCCCAGGGCGAGTCCATTAACAAGGTATCCTGGCAAGCTTAAAGGGGTAATGCTGGAAGCTAGCAACCCTATCCGGTTCATGGGCCAAAAAATAGCTATTGGAGATCCTAAAAGGTTTTCTACAGGGACAAATCCGAAATCGCGGCTATCTGCGCTCATAGGGCAATTATCTCCTAAAACAAGCACATGGCCTTCTGGGATTTTAAGTCCGAAGTTAGTGATAAAAGAAACAAACTCTTCTGTAGATTCTGGAGGAGGGCCTCTATCAATGAAGGCGATATAAGGTTTTTCTTCAGAAGATAGGAGCTCTTTTTCTTTCTCCGCTAAGATAAATTTTTGCAAGGAGGGATCGCTGTCGATGAAAACAGGAGAGTCCATAACAAACAAGTTGCCTTGATTGAAAAAGGCATAACGATTTGGGAAAGGCGCACATTGAGGGTTTTTCGGAATATAGATGGTGTGAAAACTAATCCCGCAATTGAATAAATCAATAACCTGAGAATCGCTTAACTGCGTCAGAGGATGCGGTTGTTTTAGCTTCGTTCGGAAGCCCCCCATATGAATACTAAATACATCTCCCTTAGAAAACTCATAACAGCCATCTGGAACGTTGGGCATGGGAAGGGCAAACATTCTCGCTATGCCAGAAGTGTCAATAGGGGTTGGTTGATATTTATAGGCGTATCCTTCAATTACAGAGAACCGAGATGTTGTAAGGTTATTACGAATCAAATGGATGTGCTCCTTTCTTAAGGGGAGCAAGGTCTTCATCGGTTCGATAGTAGGAATCAGTTGTGTTTCGAACGGCCGTAAGTGCGGATGAGGATAGGAGACGTTGGGTGTATGAGCGATCTCCAAATAGGTGTCTGCAAAAGGAGAAGAGAGGACGTGGGTAAGTGCTGCCTGTTTTTTGGTGAGAATGCGTACCATGGCAAAATTTTTCATGCCAAAAAGGTCGGCATAGCTTAAAGGCTCGGCATGGGGATTTTTCAAAGCGTGGGGAGTGTCGTTGTGCCAAGTATCCTTATAGAAAAATTGTCCATAAGGAGATTGTTGAGGCAAGGAAATTTTGCCGCAGGGAGCATGGAATTGATTAAAAATTACATCCGTTTGTCCCTCAGAACGCGCGAAGATTTCTGTAGTGCCATCGAAAGAGATGTAGGGGACGTGGTAAAGGGTTTCTGTGTTTTTAGGGGTGATGGGAGTTCCATTGCGATCTATCCCGTAAATTTTGCCTCCATAAAAATATAATGTATCTCCTGGTTTACCCATACATCGTTTTATATATCGTTTTTTCCCGGGAATGATTCCGAAATATTTGGTGTCTGCGTTGGGGATAGGGAGATTTCCTACAGTAAAGACAACAAGCTCTCCTCGGGTAATTGCGTCTGGTGTAAAACCAATGTTTTTATTACTAAAAGGTGGGCGGAGTCCAAATGTAGTTTTAGAGACAAGAATGCGGTCTTGCTCAAGAATCGTAGGCCGCATAGAGCCGGTGGGAACCTCGTATAGCTCAAACCAGAACTGACGGATCAAAAAAGCTAGGACAGCTGCACAAGTCAAGGCATAAATCAAATCAAAAGTTGCGCGTATTTTTGAGCGCGGGAATCTTTTTTGAATATCTTGAGCTCGCTTGGCGAAAAGAGAGGCATCTTCTCTATTTTGATCTAAAATGGCTTCTTCGAGCAATTTTAAGGTTTCCAGCAATTCTTTTTGAGAGTCTGGATAAGAGAGCATTTTCTTGCTTTTCAGCAGTTTATAAGAGGAATGAAGAATGCGACGACTCTTATTCAAGGAATATAAGCGACTCATGTAATTGCTCGTTATTAGGAGAATTTAATGGTATTCACGTTATAGGAAGACCCCCGCTTCGCCTCTTATTGCGAAAATTTCCAATTTTTTCAGAACAAGCTCTACTTGATTCATACGGAGGTCTTTAAGCCAAGGTTCATCTTACACAAAAAGCTTTTTCGAAACTACAGGGAAACCGTTTTAGATGAAAGCATGAAAAAGAGCTAAAAATCTGGAAGTTTTGGATGAGGCGAAGAAGCTTGGTGCCCTAGTTCAATGGTTTTGATGATGACGGGTCCAGTAGGGGTGTCTATACTCGTCCAGAGCGGGAAGGTTAATCTTGTATCATCAGAGAAGTACATAAGAATGTTTTTTCCC from Chlamydia suis encodes:
- the cydB gene encoding cytochrome d ubiquinol oxidase subunit II, translating into MEISLTMMLPVIWYAILCIAVFAYALGEGFDLGLSTIYFLSKEEKERRWLLNSIGPVWDGNEVWLVIMFAGLFAGFPTAYGTLLSIFYMPIWTMVMLYIFRGCSLEFRSKAESHRWRCFWDILFSASGMSISFFLGTFAGNLLLGLPIAPDTSYSALSWKLFLRPYPVLCGLFVVAAFALHGISFALMKTGEGLQLRLRNRFSYVLSGYLVLYISLLIATILDLPQAVGVCCRVGGGSGIPAYPVLILLALATLSCCYAAKMAVTAAKYGKAFVFSCINLLFPILAYNVLLFPNLLVSSVDNRYTLTIFNSAVEPGALQHLIKIVLIALPFVIAYTIYIYRVFRGKTDFPSIY
- a CDS encoding PhoH family protein, yielding MKKTSVIDTSVFIYDPEALSSLSNTRIIIPFTVIEELESCAKFRDESGKNASRALGNIRLLLEQSDKSATGQIFLKNGSELCIEVSPLANFSTNEKPKKHLTLELLQIISQREPVIFVTKSLSRRVYAEALGIEAKDYENKCVSFRSLYRGHRRLKVSNSSIEYFYKDGSIAFPSDLTPLPSPNEYFFLSGDDENHSALGRYSPKDNKIIALKSLPEKIWGVSPLNREQRCALDLLLRDDIKLVTLMGQAGSGKTVLALAAAMYQVFDKPKYNKLLVSRPIIPMGKDIGFLPGIKEEKLMHWMQPIYDNMEFLFDANNMGDFAETLQSLMETKKLEMEALTYIRGRSLPKVFMIIDEAQNLTPHEIKTIISRAGKGTKIVLTGDPTQIDSLYFDENSNGLTYLVGKFHHLSLYGHMFMTRTERSELAAAAATIL
- a CDS encoding SH3 domain-containing protein; translation: MLIFALSCGANTCLCAADFSSAKVDASVNDKAAFSPFTGEIKGNRVRLRLAPHTDSFIIKELSKGDYLAVLGESKDYYVVAAPEGMRGYVFRTFVLDNVIEGEKVNVRLEPSTSAPILARLSKGTSVETLGAAQGKWLEIALPKQCVFYVAKNFVKNVGALELYNQKEGQKKLALDLLDSAMNFASAELQKKVEDIDLDAIYKKMNLAQAEEFKDVPGLQPMVQKALERVQEAFLAKSLEKNVQKPQEAQHKIVEEAIASSSLEVPVLTAVEEAKVSDTPPVAADPIQDLGSVKGSLLSHYIRKKECVKTSPVLEGRESLERSLYEIWVSLQPEESRAGLTMESFYRDEQRKKRVLTGELEVYPHVVKNNPGDYLLKDGENVLAFVYATNIDLSKWLGKRVVLECVSRPNNHFAFPAYIVLAIKDGA
- the ileS gene encoding isoleucine--tRNA ligase, coding for MDNEDKVSFSAKEEKILAFWKEQDIFQKTLKNREGGPTFSFYDGPPFATGLPHYGHLLASTIKDVVCRYATMDGHYVPRRFGWDCHGVPVEYEVEKSLGLIEPGAIEHFGIANFNEECRKIVFRYVDEWKYFVDRIGRWVDFSATWKTMDPTFMESVWWVFHSLYRQGLVYEGTKVVPFSTKLGTPLSNFEAGQNYKEVDDPSVVVKFALQDEPTILLAWTTTPWTLVSNMALAVHPKLTYAHIRDKRSGEEYVLGQESLARWFPDRESYEWIGQLSGDSLVGKSYRPLFSYFQEEQERGAFRILPADFIEESEGTGIVHMAPAFGESDFCVCQEHNVPLVCPVDNQGCYTEKVTDFVGEYIKSADKGIIRRLKSENAVFYQGTIRHRYPFCWRTDSPLIYKAVNSWFVSVEKVKSKMLKANEAIHWTPGHIKHGRFGKWLEGARDWAISRNRYWGTPIPIWRSEDGDVLVVGSIQELEELSGQKVVDLHRHFIDEITIRKDGKVFRRVPYVFDCWFDSGAMPYAQNHYPFERAEETEGRFPADFIAEGLDQTRGWFYTLTVIAAALFDQPAFKNVIVNGIILAEDGNKMSKRLNNYPSPKKIMDTYGADALRLYLLHSVVVKAEDLRFSDKGVEAVLKQVLLPLSNALAFYKTYAELYGFSPNKTQDLELAEIDRWILSSLYSVVGKTREGMAQYDLHTAVSPFVGFIEDLTNWYIRRSRRRFWEAEDSPDRRAAFATLYEVLIVFSKVIAPFIPFTAEDMYQQLRMETDPESVHLCDFPHVVLENILPDLERKMNDIREIVALGHSLRKEHKLKVRQPLQNMYIVGAKERLESLTQAESLIGEELNVKEVHFCSETPQYVTTLVKPNFRSLGKKVGNRLPEIQKALAGLSQEQIQAFVHTGLMVLSLGEETISLDKEDITVSWESSPGFVARSSSSFVAVLDCQLTPFLILEGIAREIVNKINTMRRNEKLHVSDRIAIRLHAPKIVQEAFSRHEEYICEETLTTSVSLIDHKEGEEWDINGHSVSIALKVISR
- the lepB gene encoding signal peptidase I, with translation MTSNYMSRLYSLNKSRRILHSSYKLLKSKKMLSYPDSQKELLETLKLLEEAILDQNREDASLFAKRAQDIQKRFPRSKIRATFDLIYALTCAAVLAFLIRQFWFELYEVPTGSMRPTILEQDRILVSKTTFGLRPPFSNKNIGFTPDAITRGELVVFTVGNLPIPNADTKYFGIIPGKKRYIKRCMGKPGDTLYFYGGKIYGIDRNGTPITPKNTETLYHVPYISFDGTTEIFARSEGQTDVIFNQFHAPCGKISLPQQSPYGQFFYKDTWHNDTPHALKNPHAEPLSYADLFGMKNFAMVRILTKKQAALTHVLSSPFADTYLEIAHTPNVSYPHPHLRPFETQLIPTIEPMKTLLPLRKEHIHLIRNNLTTSRFSVIEGYAYKYQPTPIDTSGIARMFALPMPNVPDGCYEFSKGDVFSIHMGGFRTKLKQPHPLTQLSDSQVIDLFNCGISFHTIYIPKNPQCAPFPNRYAFFNQGNLFVMDSPVFIDSDPSLQKFILAEKEKELLSSEEKPYIAFIDRGPPPESTEEFVSFITNFGLKIPEGHVLVLGDNCPMSADSRDFGFVPVENLLGSPIAIFWPMNRIGLLASSITPLSLPGYLVNGLALGVLIYFMGVWYYRKNHRLFP